From one Anaerotruncus rubiinfantis genomic stretch:
- the uvrC gene encoding excinuclease ABC subunit UvrC, with protein sequence MENLRIPFLAEKAHKLPLLPGVYIMKNKAGEIIYIGKAKALKNRVSSYFRAIEKHHPKVYQMVMHVEDFDYIVTDSEFEALVLECSMIKLHSPKYNILLKDDKGYSYIKIAPKQFSRIRQTFQQDDPDAQYIGPYMSSFVVNETVDEANRAFRLPTCNRKFPQEFGKGRPCLNFHIKQCMGVCRGKVSLAEYNEILEQAIDYIKGGSTQSIEKLTERMNECAENMQFEKAAQLRDRIRAIGRITESQKVVFVKTANQDVIALQRSDNDTCAVVLKFRNERLVDKEDFLLGPVDDLDAARLEFLLRYYTTRQEIPSKIQLDGGIEDIEIASRLFSEQAGHKVEIRVPKRGEQLKIVEMARTNAAERLSQKVQRTGKEVAALDELARLLGLEKPPAYIEAYDISNIGSDTVVGGMVVFENGRPNRKCYRKFTIKTVVGTDDYASMSEVLQRRFERYLDPDKQDEAFDRLPDLILLDGGKGHVGTIVPMLSQMGVGVPVFGMVKDDKHRTRAIAETGGEIAISSHRSAFTLVSTIQDEVHRYSVTFSRARHQKNSFELTLTQCEGIGPSRAAEIYKHFKTIKAIKAADADALAAVKGMTRPAAERLYAFLHAESEAE encoded by the coding sequence GTGGAAAACTTAAGAATCCCATTCCTTGCCGAGAAGGCGCACAAGCTGCCGCTCCTGCCCGGCGTTTATATCATGAAGAACAAAGCCGGGGAAATCATCTATATTGGCAAGGCCAAGGCGCTCAAGAACCGCGTCAGCAGTTACTTCCGCGCGATCGAAAAACACCATCCGAAGGTTTATCAGATGGTGATGCATGTCGAAGATTTCGATTATATCGTCACCGACAGCGAATTCGAAGCGCTCGTGCTCGAATGCAGCATGATCAAGCTGCATTCCCCAAAATATAACATCCTTTTAAAGGACGACAAGGGCTACAGCTATATCAAGATCGCGCCGAAGCAATTTTCCCGCATTCGCCAGACCTTCCAGCAGGACGACCCGGACGCGCAGTATATCGGGCCGTACATGTCCTCGTTTGTGGTGAACGAGACGGTCGACGAAGCGAACCGCGCTTTCCGCCTGCCGACCTGCAACCGCAAATTCCCGCAGGAATTCGGCAAGGGCAGGCCTTGCCTCAATTTCCACATCAAGCAGTGTATGGGCGTCTGCCGCGGGAAGGTTTCGCTCGCGGAATACAATGAGATTTTGGAGCAGGCGATCGACTACATCAAGGGCGGCAGCACCCAGAGCATCGAGAAGCTGACCGAGCGGATGAACGAGTGCGCCGAGAATATGCAGTTCGAAAAGGCCGCGCAGCTGCGCGACCGCATCCGCGCGATCGGCCGGATCACCGAATCCCAGAAGGTGGTTTTCGTCAAAACCGCCAATCAGGACGTGATTGCTTTGCAGCGCAGCGACAACGACACCTGCGCCGTTGTGCTCAAATTTCGCAACGAGCGGCTGGTGGACAAGGAGGATTTCCTGCTCGGCCCGGTCGATGACCTCGATGCGGCGCGGCTGGAATTTCTGCTGCGTTATTATACCACCCGGCAGGAGATCCCCTCAAAAATCCAGCTCGACGGCGGGATTGAGGACATCGAGATTGCGTCGCGGCTCTTTTCCGAACAGGCCGGCCACAAGGTGGAAATCCGTGTGCCCAAGCGCGGCGAACAGCTCAAAATCGTCGAGATGGCCCGCACCAATGCGGCCGAGCGACTTTCCCAGAAGGTGCAGCGCACCGGCAAGGAGGTCGCCGCGCTCGACGAGCTGGCCCGGCTGTTGGGATTGGAGAAACCGCCCGCGTATATCGAAGCTTATGACATCTCGAACATTGGTTCCGACACGGTGGTCGGCGGCATGGTCGTCTTTGAAAACGGGCGGCCAAATCGCAAATGCTACCGCAAATTCACGATCAAGACGGTCGTGGGCACCGACGACTACGCGAGCATGTCGGAGGTGCTGCAGAGGCGGTTCGAACGGTATCTTGATCCGGACAAACAGGACGAGGCGTTCGACCGGCTGCCCGATCTGATCCTGCTCGATGGCGGCAAGGGACATGTCGGAACGATCGTCCCGATGCTCAGCCAGATGGGCGTTGGCGTGCCGGTGTTCGGCATGGTGAAGGACGACAAGCACCGCACCCGGGCCATCGCGGAAACCGGCGGCGAAATTGCGATTTCCTCACATCGCAGCGCGTTTACCCTGGTTTCGACCATCCAGGATGAGGTGCACCGCTATTCGGTCACATTCTCCCGCGCGCGGCATCAAAAGAATTCGTTTGAACTGACCCTCACCCAGTGCGAAGGGATCGGACCGTCCCGCGCGGCGGAAATTTATAAGCACTTCAAGACGATTAAGGCGATCAAGGCTGCGGACGCGGACGCGCTCGCGGCGGTGAAGGGGATGACCAGGCCCGCCGCCGAACGGCTGTACGCCTTTCTGCACGCGGAAAGCGAAGCGGAGTGA
- a CDS encoding ATPase: MNIDEILDVIDELLDRSWSLPLSGGRCVVDADKVRDLIDDIRLNIPAEIKQAKAIVSDRTEIIESAKKEADQIVRKAEDRARQLIAQEEVTKAAQAKASEILSQAQLKSREIRQAAQEFSDNCLLKTEEVLVKSLTEIKATRQAFRNATAK; this comes from the coding sequence ATGAATATTGATGAAATTCTTGATGTGATTGACGAATTGCTCGACCGTTCGTGGAGCCTGCCGCTGTCCGGCGGGCGGTGCGTCGTGGACGCTGACAAGGTGCGCGATCTGATCGATGATATCCGCCTGAATATCCCAGCTGAGATCAAACAGGCCAAGGCGATCGTTTCCGACCGCACCGAGATCATCGAAAGCGCCAAAAAGGAAGCGGACCAGATCGTCCGCAAGGCGGAGGACCGCGCGCGCCAGCTCATCGCGCAGGAGGAGGTCACCAAGGCCGCGCAGGCCAAGGCATCCGAAATCCTTTCGCAGGCGCAGCTCAAGTCCCGCGAAATCCGCCAGGCCGCGCAGGAATTTTCTGATAACTGCCTGCTCAAAACGGAGGAAGTGCTCGTCAAGTCGCTGACCGAAATCAAAGCGACCCGGCAGGCGTTCCGCAACGCCACCGCGAAATAA
- the rsmD gene encoding 16S rRNA (guanine(966)-N(2))-methyltransferase RsmD — protein MGTHSQQVDKIHKKSHNRCNNRQKENQMRVITGTARGTRLQAPEGLTTRPTSDMAKEAIFSILHFEVEQAMVLDLFAGSGQLGIEALSRGAKSCIFVDTSRAAQEVIRRNLAAAKLAAQARVAAMDVNAFLQSAAERFDIAFLDPPYGQKLIDAVLPRLAEKMNETGIIVCETERNEELPESAGEFLVYKTYRYGKAKITTYRHQNFGKD, from the coding sequence TTGGGGACGCATTCCCAGCAAGTTGACAAAATCCACAAAAAAAGCCATAATAGATGCAACAATCGGCAAAAGGAGAACCAGATGAGAGTAATTACCGGTACCGCACGCGGGACGCGGCTGCAGGCCCCGGAGGGGCTCACCACCCGTCCCACTTCCGATATGGCCAAGGAAGCGATTTTCAGCATCCTGCATTTTGAAGTTGAGCAGGCGATGGTGCTCGACCTGTTCGCGGGCAGCGGACAGCTTGGGATCGAGGCGCTTTCGCGCGGCGCGAAGAGCTGTATTTTTGTAGACACCTCCCGCGCGGCGCAGGAGGTCATCCGCCGCAACCTTGCCGCGGCAAAACTCGCCGCGCAGGCACGTGTTGCAGCGATGGATGTGAACGCTTTTTTGCAGTCGGCAGCCGAACGCTTTGATATCGCATTTCTCGACCCGCCCTACGGGCAGAAGCTGATCGACGCGGTTTTGCCGAGGCTCGCAGAGAAGATGAACGAAACCGGTATTATTGTCTGCGAAACCGAACGCAATGAGGAATTGCCCGAATCAGCGGGCGAATTTCTGGTTTACAAAACCTACCGCTACGGGAAAGCGAAGATCACGACCTACCGGCATCAGAACTTTGGGAAGGACTGA
- the trmD gene encoding tRNA (guanosine(37)-N1)-methyltransferase TrmD translates to MIKIDIATLFPQMCETVVGESIIGRACKAGYLDIRCWHIRDYTVDKHRNVDDTPYGPGKGMLMQADPMYRTWQAACEARGSKPHVIYLSPQGRTLTQQRALELSKMEHLYLMCGHYEGVDQRVLDEIVDEEISIGDYVLTGGELAALVLCDCVGRLCPGVLADESCFMEESHWSGLLEYPQYTKPAVWHGVAVPEIITNGNHAAIARWRREMSLKNTYEKRPELLKTAQLNEKDKWYLRTLGWEDGSIDDG, encoded by the coding sequence ATGATTAAGATCGATATCGCGACCCTGTTCCCGCAGATGTGTGAAACGGTCGTGGGCGAAAGCATCATTGGGCGCGCGTGCAAGGCGGGATATCTGGACATCCGCTGCTGGCACATCCGGGACTACACGGTGGATAAGCACCGCAACGTCGACGACACGCCCTACGGCCCCGGCAAAGGGATGCTCATGCAGGCCGACCCGATGTACCGCACCTGGCAGGCCGCCTGCGAAGCGCGCGGCAGCAAACCGCATGTGATCTATCTTTCGCCGCAGGGCAGGACCCTCACCCAGCAGCGGGCGCTCGAGCTTTCGAAAATGGAGCACCTCTACCTGATGTGCGGGCATTATGAAGGGGTCGACCAGCGGGTGCTCGACGAGATTGTTGACGAGGAAATCTCGATTGGGGATTATGTGCTCACCGGCGGCGAACTGGCCGCCTTGGTGCTCTGCGACTGCGTGGGGCGGCTCTGTCCGGGCGTGCTGGCCGATGAGAGCTGCTTTATGGAGGAGAGCCACTGGAGCGGGCTGCTCGAATATCCGCAGTATACGAAACCGGCCGTTTGGCACGGGGTAGCGGTGCCGGAGATCATCACGAACGGCAACCACGCGGCGATCGCGCGCTGGCGGCGGGAAATGTCGCTCAAAAATACCTATGAGAAACGGCCGGAGCTGTTGAAAACCGCCCAGCTCAACGAAAAAGATAAATGGTATCTGCGCACGCTTGGCTGGGAAGATGGCTCCATTGACGACGGGTGA
- a CDS encoding DUF554 domain-containing protein produces MGTIVNSIAIIIGGMAGLLLRRGISEKVEQTAMKLLGLAVFIVGIEGVITSMVTVQTDGSLSADGSLLLIASMVVGGVLGEIWDIDGALVRGGKRIEEKLGREGFAKGFINASLVFCIGAMAIVGALNDGLYGDSQTLYIKAMLDCICAVILASTLGFGVVFSFIPVLVYQGGITLFAGFLKPLLTPDVRTSICMVGYTIVMCIGINFLEFTNIRTANLLPALLVPILYHMVHPWFLQFTNQIPFFS; encoded by the coding sequence ATGGGAACAATCGTAAATTCGATCGCAATCATCATCGGCGGGATGGCGGGGTTGCTTTTGCGGCGCGGAATCTCCGAAAAGGTGGAGCAGACCGCCATGAAGCTGTTGGGCCTGGCGGTTTTTATCGTGGGGATCGAGGGGGTTATCACCTCGATGGTCACGGTGCAGACGGACGGAAGCCTTTCCGCGGATGGGTCGCTGCTGCTCATCGCAAGCATGGTCGTCGGCGGGGTGCTCGGGGAAATCTGGGACATCGATGGCGCTTTGGTGCGCGGCGGCAAGCGGATTGAGGAGAAGCTCGGCCGTGAGGGCTTTGCGAAGGGATTCATCAACGCGTCGCTCGTGTTCTGCATCGGCGCCATGGCCATTGTGGGCGCGCTCAACGACGGACTTTACGGCGACAGCCAGACCCTTTATATCAAGGCGATGCTCGACTGCATCTGCGCGGTCATCCTGGCCTCGACGCTGGGCTTCGGCGTGGTGTTCTCGTTTATCCCGGTGCTGGTTTATCAAGGGGGAATCACGCTGTTCGCAGGGTTTCTCAAGCCGCTGCTCACGCCGGACGTGCGCACAAGCATCTGTATGGTGGGGTATACGATCGTGATGTGTATCGGGATCAACTTTTTGGAATTTACCAATATCCGTACCGCCAACCTGCTGCCAGCGCTGCTCGTGCCGATCCTGTACCATATGGTGCATCCGTGGTTTTTGCAGTTTACCAACCAAATTCCATTTTTTTCGTGA
- a CDS encoding HPr family phosphocarrier protein: MFVKEVTVQNQVGLHARPATFFIQKANEYKSSIWVEKEERRVNAKSLLGVLSLGIVGGTNIRIIADGSDEQVAVEGLVKLVESGFTE; encoded by the coding sequence ATGTTTGTGAAAGAAGTAACCGTTCAGAATCAGGTAGGCTTGCACGCCCGCCCGGCAACATTCTTTATTCAGAAAGCGAATGAGTACAAGTCGTCCATCTGGGTTGAGAAAGAGGAGCGCCGCGTCAATGCGAAGAGCCTTCTTGGCGTTCTGTCGCTTGGGATCGTCGGCGGCACCAACATCCGCATCATCGCTGACGGTTCGGATGAGCAGGTTGCTGTCGAAGGACTGGTAAAATTGGTCGAGTCCGGTTTCACAGAGTAA
- the ylxM gene encoding YlxM family DNA-binding protein: MAKNLEISVLLDFYGEMLTEKQRDVVELYYNEDLSLAEIAAHSRITRQGVRDSIKRAEGILLDLEARLGLAKKFRLIQDGLDRIAEDARFIGEHNSRFGTYKEIAERTDEIIRIANSIND; this comes from the coding sequence ATTTTTATGGCGAAATGCTCACCGAGAAACAGCGCGATGTCGTGGAGCTCTATTACAACGAGGACCTCTCGCTTGCTGAAATCGCCGCGCACAGCAGAATCACCCGCCAGGGCGTGCGGGATTCTATCAAGCGCGCCGAAGGCATCCTGCTCGACCTCGAAGCGCGGCTCGGCCTTGCCAAGAAGTTCCGGCTGATCCAGGACGGGCTTGACCGCATCGCGGAGGACGCACGGTTTATCGGTGAACATAACAGCCGTTTCGGCACCTATAAGGAGATTGCCGAGCGCACCGACGAGATCATCCGGATCGCAAACAGCATCAACGATTAA
- the rimM gene encoding ribosome maturation factor RimM (Essential for efficient processing of 16S rRNA) translates to MKKQFLECGKIVTTHGIKGEVRVQPWCDGPDFLTDFETLYFDRGEKPFTVERARAHKNVVVLKIAGVDTVEDAVKLRSRTVYVNRDDVELAEGESFVQDLIGCVVTDIDTGAAYGEIYDVMQTGANDVYCLKDEKGTERLVPAIPSVVLERDLDAGIVKIRPLEGLFDD, encoded by the coding sequence ATGAAAAAACAGTTTTTGGAATGTGGGAAAATCGTGACCACCCATGGGATCAAGGGGGAAGTCCGGGTGCAGCCCTGGTGCGACGGGCCGGATTTCCTCACGGATTTCGAAACCCTCTATTTCGACCGGGGCGAAAAACCGTTCACCGTGGAACGCGCGCGGGCCCATAAAAACGTGGTGGTTCTCAAAATAGCGGGCGTGGACACGGTGGAGGACGCTGTGAAGCTGCGTAGCCGCACGGTTTATGTCAACCGGGACGATGTGGAGCTTGCGGAAGGGGAATCCTTCGTGCAGGATCTCATCGGGTGCGTGGTGACGGATATCGACACCGGCGCGGCGTATGGGGAAATTTACGACGTGATGCAGACCGGCGCAAACGACGTTTACTGCCTGAAGGATGAAAAGGGGACCGAACGGCTGGTGCCGGCGATCCCGAGCGTGGTGCTCGAACGCGACCTGGACGCGGGCATCGTCAAAATCCGTCCGCTGGAGGGGCTGTTCGATGATTAA
- the coaD gene encoding pantetheine-phosphate adenylyltransferase, translated as MQRTAICPGSFDPITKGHEDIIRRASILFDQVIVVVSANPDKNPVFTLDERVGMIKKTIEGIPNVEVDKFSGLLVDYVRERSAVAIVKGLRAVSDFDYEFQMALTNKKLMPYAETVFLTPNSDNMYLSSSIVRQIARFGGDISDFVPRCVLRQIRERLCPMDESKTDKHAKG; from the coding sequence ATGCAGCGTACCGCAATCTGCCCGGGCAGTTTTGACCCGATCACCAAGGGCCATGAGGATATCATCCGCCGCGCCAGCATCCTGTTTGACCAGGTCATTGTGGTGGTCAGCGCGAACCCCGACAAAAATCCGGTTTTCACGCTGGATGAACGGGTGGGGATGATCAAGAAAACGATTGAAGGCATTCCAAACGTGGAAGTTGACAAATTCAGCGGTTTGCTGGTAGACTATGTACGGGAACGGTCGGCAGTCGCAATCGTCAAGGGCCTGCGGGCAGTTTCCGACTTTGACTATGAATTCCAGATGGCGCTCACCAACAAAAAGCTGATGCCTTATGCCGAAACGGTGTTTTTGACCCCAAACAGCGACAATATGTATCTTTCGTCGAGTATTGTGCGGCAGATTGCACGCTTCGGCGGAGACATCAGCGATTTTGTTCCACGCTGTGTCCTGAGGCAGATCCGGGAACGCCTGTGCCCGATGGATGAATCCAAAACCGACAAACATGCGAAAGGATGA
- a CDS encoding KH domain-containing protein produces the protein MDKLIVTIARGLVEDKDAVNVTVDEPNEEGIIIYHLHVAPDDMGRVIGKQGRIAKAIRTVVRAAANKAEMKVAVEID, from the coding sequence TTGGATAAGCTGATCGTCACAATCGCACGCGGCCTTGTGGAAGACAAGGATGCGGTCAATGTCACAGTGGACGAGCCCAACGAGGAGGGGATCATCATCTATCACCTCCACGTGGCGCCGGATGACATGGGCCGTGTCATTGGAAAGCAGGGCAGAATTGCCAAGGCAATCCGAACCGTGGTCCGCGCGGCGGCGAACAAAGCCGAAATGAAGGTTGCCGTCGAAATCGACTAA
- the ffh gene encoding signal recognition particle protein — translation MAFEGLSDKLSAVFKKMRSKGKLKESDIKDAMREVRLALLEADVNYKVAKEFVANVTAKAVGDEVLESLTPAQMVIKIVNDELTALMGETNARIAFQSHPPTIVMMCGLQGSGKTTHSAKLALHFKGQGKRPLLVACDVYRPAAIDQLKVVGEKAGVPVFEMGQGDPVQIAKKAVAHAKDHGNDLVILDTAGRLHIDEALMGELKAIKSEVGPHEILLVIDAMVGQDAVNVASKFDEALGIDGVILTKLDGDTRGGAALSVRAVTGKPIKFVGMGEKLADLEPFYPDRMASRILGMGDVLTLIEKAQTDFDAKQAAQMAEKLKQNSFDLNDMLEQMQQLKKMGPLSSVMNMLPGVAGKIKDEDAEQGEKELARVEAIIHSMTLAERTKPAILNPSRKRRIAAGSGTDVSDVNRVIKQYEQMQKLYKAVSGGGKGTKKGKRRRNPFAGMGGMGGMGMPPGGFPF, via the coding sequence ATGGCGTTTGAAGGACTTTCCGACAAGCTTTCCGCCGTTTTTAAAAAGATGCGCTCGAAAGGCAAGCTGAAAGAGAGCGACATCAAGGACGCGATGCGCGAAGTGCGCCTTGCCCTGCTCGAAGCGGACGTCAACTACAAGGTCGCCAAAGAGTTCGTCGCGAACGTCACCGCCAAGGCGGTGGGCGACGAAGTGCTCGAGAGCCTCACTCCGGCGCAGATGGTCATCAAGATCGTCAATGACGAGCTGACCGCTCTCATGGGGGAAACCAACGCGCGGATCGCTTTCCAGAGCCACCCGCCGACCATCGTCATGATGTGCGGCTTGCAGGGTTCCGGTAAAACCACCCATTCGGCCAAGCTGGCCCTCCATTTCAAAGGGCAGGGCAAACGTCCGTTGCTCGTCGCCTGCGACGTCTACCGTCCGGCCGCGATCGACCAGCTGAAGGTCGTCGGGGAGAAGGCGGGCGTGCCGGTCTTTGAGATGGGGCAGGGAGACCCGGTGCAGATTGCCAAAAAGGCGGTTGCACACGCGAAGGACCATGGCAATGACCTGGTCATCCTCGATACCGCCGGACGGCTGCACATCGACGAGGCGCTCATGGGCGAACTCAAAGCGATCAAATCCGAGGTCGGCCCGCATGAGATCCTGCTGGTCATCGACGCGATGGTCGGACAGGACGCGGTCAATGTGGCGTCGAAGTTTGACGAGGCGCTGGGCATTGACGGCGTGATCCTCACCAAGCTCGACGGCGATACCCGCGGCGGCGCGGCGCTTTCGGTGCGCGCGGTCACCGGAAAGCCGATCAAGTTTGTCGGCATGGGCGAAAAGCTCGCGGATCTGGAGCCATTCTATCCGGACCGCATGGCGTCGCGGATTTTGGGCATGGGAGATGTGCTCACCCTGATCGAGAAGGCGCAGACTGACTTTGACGCGAAACAGGCCGCCCAGATGGCCGAGAAGCTCAAGCAGAACAGCTTCGATTTAAACGACATGCTCGAACAGATGCAGCAGCTCAAAAAGATGGGGCCGCTGTCATCCGTGATGAATATGCTCCCGGGCGTGGCCGGGAAAATTAAGGACGAGGACGCTGAACAGGGCGAAAAGGAACTCGCACGGGTTGAAGCGATCATCCATTCGATGACTTTGGCCGAGCGCACCAAGCCTGCCATCCTCAATCCCTCACGCAAACGGCGTATCGCGGCCGGCAGCGGCACTGATGTGTCCGATGTCAACCGGGTCATCAAGCAGTACGAGCAGATGCAGAAGCTCTACAAGGCGGTGTCTGGCGGCGGGAAGGGCACCAAAAAGGGCAAACGCCGCCGCAACCCGTTCGCGGGCATGGGCGGTATGGGCGGCATGGGGATGCCGCCGGGCGGGTTCCCGTTTTAA
- the recA gene encoding recombinase RecA codes for MAEKKSAPIGARKSNVSAEERQKALETALGQIERQFGKGAVMKLGQDSTLNVEAVSTGSLSLDIALGIGGVPRGRIVEIYGPESSGKTTVALHVAAEAQKAGGAAVFIDVEHALDPVYAQALGVDIDSLLVSQPDTGEQALEICEALVRSGAVDVVVVDSVAAMVTKAEIEGEMGDSHVGLQARLMSQALRKLTGAIGKSNCVVIFINQLREKIGVMYGNPETTPGGRALKFYASVRLDVRRIETLKTGTEMIGNRVRVKVVKNKVAPPFKEAEFDIMYGTGISKVGEILDLAVKLDIVQKSGSWFNYGETRLGQGRDNAKEYLKANPELAAEIEAKVRDNADKLLKNAKTASGGKKPVKVGAAVEPAPAAGTDAPKVNIDVETDDE; via the coding sequence ATGGCAGAGAAGAAATCGGCGCCGATTGGGGCCAGAAAATCCAATGTGTCCGCTGAGGAACGGCAGAAAGCGCTGGAGACGGCGCTCGGCCAGATCGAGCGGCAGTTCGGCAAGGGCGCCGTGATGAAGCTCGGCCAGGACAGCACCCTCAATGTGGAGGCGGTTTCAACCGGTTCGCTTTCCCTGGATATCGCGCTCGGCATCGGCGGCGTCCCGCGCGGACGCATCGTCGAGATCTATGGGCCGGAGAGCTCCGGTAAGACCACCGTCGCGCTGCATGTCGCTGCGGAAGCGCAGAAGGCTGGCGGCGCGGCCGTCTTTATCGATGTCGAACACGCGCTCGATCCGGTCTATGCTCAGGCGCTCGGCGTGGATATCGATTCACTGCTCGTTTCGCAGCCGGACACCGGCGAACAGGCGCTCGAAATCTGCGAGGCGCTTGTGCGTTCGGGCGCGGTTGACGTGGTGGTGGTCGACTCGGTTGCGGCGATGGTCACCAAGGCAGAAATCGAAGGCGAGATGGGCGACAGCCATGTGGGCCTGCAGGCCCGCCTGATGAGCCAGGCGCTGCGGAAATTGACCGGTGCGATCGGAAAATCGAATTGCGTGGTCATCTTCATCAACCAGCTGCGTGAGAAAATCGGCGTCATGTATGGCAATCCGGAAACCACACCGGGCGGACGGGCGCTGAAATTCTATGCGTCGGTGCGGCTCGATGTGCGCCGGATTGAAACGCTCAAAACCGGCACCGAGATGATCGGAAACCGGGTGCGCGTCAAGGTGGTCAAAAACAAGGTCGCCCCGCCGTTTAAAGAGGCGGAATTTGATATCATGTACGGCACCGGCATCTCGAAGGTCGGAGAAATCCTGGATCTTGCCGTAAAGCTCGATATCGTCCAGAAGAGCGGCTCGTGGTTCAATTACGGCGAAACCCGGCTCGGACAGGGACGCGACAATGCGAAGGAATACCTCAAGGCGAATCCGGAGCTTGCCGCTGAGATCGAAGCGAAGGTGCGGGATAACGCCGACAAACTGCTCAAGAATGCAAAGACCGCTTCCGGCGGCAAGAAGCCGGTGAAGGTTGGCGCGGCGGTGGAACCGGCGCCGGCGGCTGGAACGGATGCGCCGAAGGTGAATATTGATGTGGAGACCGATGACGAGTGA
- the rpsP gene encoding 30S ribosomal protein S16, protein MAVKIRLRRMGAKKAPFYRIVVADSRYPRDGRFIEEIGTYDPTKDPSVIKVDAEKAKKWIQNGAQPTDTVKALLKIEGVL, encoded by the coding sequence ATGGCTGTTAAAATCAGACTGAGAAGAATGGGTGCGAAGAAGGCTCCGTTCTACCGTATCGTTGTTGCGGATTCCCGTTATCCGAGAGATGGCAGATTCATTGAGGAGATCGGAACTTATGATCCGACCAAGGACCCTTCGGTGATCAAAGTTGACGCGGAAAAGGCGAAGAAATGGATTCAGAACGGCGCCCAGCCGACCGATACCGTGAAAGCGCTGCTCAAAATCGAAGGCGTGCTCTGA
- a CDS encoding regulatory protein RecX — MTKRGNIALYVDGEFCMSMHPDVFAASGLSAGMQIDPERLAELVGEAQLKKAKEKALHYLSYKEYTASQLKERLLRDVDEESAALAVGRMEELGLVDDGDYAERFARDLYERKRYGLIRIRQEMRQRGLADEQIEFAVSLLPDAPLVRIRELIEKKYPLAWEDEKVKRRAFAAMLRMGYCAADVRKALGGREDYD, encoded by the coding sequence ATGACAAAACGCGGAAATATCGCCCTCTATGTGGACGGCGAATTTTGTATGAGCATGCACCCCGACGTCTTTGCGGCGTCGGGGCTTTCGGCCGGAATGCAGATTGATCCCGAAAGGCTTGCGGAACTGGTTGGCGAAGCGCAGCTCAAAAAAGCGAAGGAGAAGGCGTTGCACTATCTTTCGTACAAGGAATATACCGCGAGCCAGCTCAAGGAGCGGCTCCTGCGGGATGTGGACGAGGAGAGCGCCGCGCTGGCGGTCGGCCGGATGGAGGAGCTGGGACTGGTGGACGACGGCGATTACGCCGAGCGGTTCGCGCGCGACCTTTACGAGCGCAAACGGTACGGGCTTATCCGTATCCGGCAGGAGATGCGGCAGCGGGGACTGGCGGACGAGCAGATCGAATTTGCCGTTTCGCTGCTGCCGGACGCGCCGCTTGTGCGCATCCGGGAACTGATCGAAAAGAAGTACCCGCTTGCCTGGGAGGACGAAAAGGTGAAGCGGCGCGCCTTTGCGGCGATGCTGCGGATGGGATACTGCGCCGCCGACGTGCGCAAAGCGCTCGGCGGGCGGGAAGATTACGACTGA